One window of the Eucalyptus grandis isolate ANBG69807.140 chromosome 8, ASM1654582v1, whole genome shotgun sequence genome contains the following:
- the LOC104414940 gene encoding protein DMP2: protein MALTSYLKSKSNASKPRGISGTTFASLGNLIKLLPTGTVFMFQFLNPVLTNNGQCHTFNKYLSGLLVGACAFSCAFSCFTDSFTGADGMIHYGIATAKGLWPSSTEYSRTVDLSKYKLRVGDFVHALLSTTVFAAVTLLDPNTVECFYPSFKSEQKVLLQALPPVIGAISSAVFMVFPSNRHGIGYPFSSDESDDQSASEEAE, encoded by the coding sequence ATGGCTCTCACAAGCTATTTGAAATCCAAGAGTAATGCGTCTAAGCCCCGGGGCATCAGCGGCACGACATTCGCGTCCCTAGGGAACCTCATCAAGCTCCTTCCGACTGGGACGGTCTTCATGTTCCAGTTCCTCAACCCCGTCCTGACCAACAATGGCCAATGCCACACCTTCAACAAATACCTCAGCGGCCTCCTCGTCGGTGCATGCGCCTTCTCGTGCGCCTTCTCTTGCTTCACCGACAGCTTCACCGGCGCTGACGGTATGATCCACTATGGCATTGCCACTGCTAAAGGACTGTGGCCCTCATCAACTGAGTATTCCCGCACGGTTGACTTGTCCAAGTACAAGCTCCGGGTCGGCGACTTTGTGCATGCATTGCTCTCGACGACGGTTTTCGCAGCGGTGACCCTACTGGACCCAAACACTGTGGAGTGCTTCTACCCATCGTTCAAGTCGGAGCAGAAGGTCTTGCTCCAGGCTCTGCCTCCGGTGATCGGCGCCATTTCTAGCGCGGTTTTCATGGTATTCCCTAGCAACAGGCATGGGATTGGGTATCCTTTTTCTAGTGACGAGTCCGATGATCAAAGTGCTTCCGAGGAGGCGGAATGa